GATAATTGATAAATGAAGGCATTACCCCAGGTACCCTCGGTTTTAATACCATATCTTTAAGCTTCTTCTTCTCCATTCCGAATTAAATTAGGTTAGGTTTTAAAAGACAAAAACCCAACCTAATTTATCTGGCGAATAACGTTATATATATTTAATGGCTAAATCCCCCCTACTGGCTGGCAGGGACAATATAAAACGGCGGGTTCAGGCTTGCAAACCTGAACCCGACAGGAGTCTCCTCTATTTAAATATTTGACTCTTTTCAGAGAACCTGTTAATTTAAAATCCTTCCTATTGGTAGAAAAAATGACAGAAACCATTGAAGAACAGATTATTCAGAGATTAAACATCATTTCTATGACTAAGTAGTGTCTGAACGAAAACTATCTTTTTATGCAAGGTTCTTTCCCTGGGCAAATTTAAATTTTTTTAAATTGCCCCTTTTTCAACTTTTTCTTATACGCTTTAATCTATGATACGGTTATTTTATTCATTTCCCTCGTTTTTCCCCTCTTTTCATGTTCTCCAGACAGACTATCCCTCATGGATTTTTATTCGAGGGTGTTTTTACGCCGCCTTACGTACTATTTCTTTCTTTTCCATGACTTTCTTCTGCAATATACTTCCCATCGTATGCAAATTTGCCGCCAGCACTCCTAATGCGCAGTATCTTTTAAATCCTTCTATCCCTTTGTCTAAGCATCTGTCCAGCCCATGATGTTCTAATCGGTTAATATCTGACTCCACCGCTGAGTGCTTGTGCCTGAGCTTTTTAAATGTACTCTCCGATTCTTCTTCTGTCTCCGCCTTATTCCTTTTTCCTTTCTTCGGTATGATCACTTTCGGTATATAAAGACTTATCAGCTCCTTGTATTCCTTCTTGTAAAAACCCTTGTCTGCACTTATACTCTCTATCCCTTCTTCACCAAACAGATTTAATAGCTTATCTGCTAACGGCAGGATTAACGCCACATCTGCTTCTTTTTCCACTACCTGGTGATATCCGATAAATCCCCATTGATCACTTGCTATCACCAGATTGTGGCCTAATTCCACCCTCTTATTCGCCTTCCCTTTACTCAACCATTCTGTGTGTGATTCAAACAGTGAATATACCTTTTCACCTACAGGTATTTGCTCTTCATTGATAATTCTCCTCTCTACCAAATCTCTGTGCTTCTCCAGCATCTGATAAAAATATTCCATCGACTCCAATGCCTCTTTCTGCATTTCTTCCGCACCCGTTGTTAATATTTTTTCGTACACCGCTATTATGCTCGCACCTATCTTCTCACTTAATCTCTTTGCTAATCCAAGATACTCTTTTACTTGATTCTTAACCGTCTCCTCTTTCTTGTTTCCACCACCACTTGCCGCTTTCGAACTACTCCTCATCAGTCTCTTTAGCTCTTTCCTCCAATTCTTTATCTTTCTCCACCCTTTCCCGTTCAATACTCCTCCCTCTATAAATGCCTCTATCCCATCAAGGCACTTCCTACCCGCATCCCACAGCAAATTCATGTCCGTAGGAAAATGTACGTTTGTCTCCACCACATACGTATCCGTCTTTATGTGGAGCTTCTCCTCCCGTCCGTTCTTTGCCAGCCTCTGTCCTGCCTTTACCACCACATCATTAATCTTCCCCAACGTCTCCTCATCGAGCAATCTTACGTTATCCTTGATGCTTTGCAGCGAATACTTCTTCCCCCTCCCAAATACGGTATCTACTCCCATTATCTGACGAATCAGACTATGGTGATTCACCATATCTTCCAACCTGTCATAATCCGCATCTAATCCCAATCTCACCACTCCTATTACCATTATCTGCCATAACTCCATCCCATTACGCCCTGTCTCTTTCTTCCCACCCTTTACTTTTGCTTCCAATACCCTGAATACTTCCTCTTGTAATTCCTCTGTAACAAATATGTATTGTAATGCCCGCAAAATCGGCGCTAACTCATCCCTGCTCTTTTCGGGAATTTCTACCTCTGATATTGGTGTGCTTCCAAGTCTCCTTTGTGGCTCGAATCTTTTTCTCATGGCGTAAAGGTTCTCCTTTTGATGACCCTGTTTTTCTAATGTTTGTGGCGAATGTTTGTCTCTTTTCACCCCTTGGTACCCTCGCTTCCCTTATTCTACGCCTTAAGTTTAGCATCTCCACCCTATACTTTCAACCCTTTTTACCAATCCTTTTAACCTCCTTTGCCACGTATTTCAAGGCTTACAGCGTTTTCGTTCAGACACTAATTATTCGTAGTAAAGAAGAGGGAATTGCAG
The DNA window shown above is from Deltaproteobacteria bacterium and carries:
- a CDS encoding ISNCY family transposase: MRKRFEPQRRLGSTPISEVEIPEKSRDELAPILRALQYIFVTEELQEEVFRVLEAKVKGGKKETGRNGMELWQIMVIGVVRLGLDADYDRLEDMVNHHSLIRQIMGVDTVFGRGKKYSLQSIKDNVRLLDEETLGKINDVVVKAGQRLAKNGREEKLHIKTDTYVVETNVHFPTDMNLLWDAGRKCLDGIEAFIEGGVLNGKGWRKIKNWRKELKRLMRSSSKAASGGGNKKEETVKNQVKEYLGLAKRLSEKIGASIIAVYEKILTTGAEEMQKEALESMEYFYQMLEKHRDLVERRIINEEQIPVGEKVYSLFESHTEWLSKGKANKRVELGHNLVIASDQWGFIGYHQVVEKEADVALILPLADKLLNLFGEEGIESISADKGFYKKEYKELISLYIPKVIIPKKGKRNKAETEEESESTFKKLRHKHSAVESDINRLEHHGLDRCLDKGIEGFKRYCALGVLAANLHTMGSILQKKVMEKKEIVRKAA